The Pseudorasbora parva isolate DD20220531a chromosome 16, ASM2467924v1, whole genome shotgun sequence genome includes a region encoding these proteins:
- the rpp25b gene encoding ribonuclease P protein subunit p25b, whose amino-acid sequence MMEPSVGQAANAQIKQAQAGGFKKVCRVEEESVCPFPGLASGVLEMRVKEGSKIRNLMGFAMARMQDDQTGLRQVVFTGSGRAVTKTITCAEIMKRKIVGLHQMTKLQYKGLREVWESQDGADSEMSIHRTLPSISILLSKDPLDPLEPGYQPPALRDPKHPGEASQAAEKRAIDSEPPAKRVCL is encoded by the coding sequence ATGATGGAGCCGAGCGTCGGTCAGGCTGCGAATGCCCAAATCAAGCAGGCTCAAGCGGGCGGATTTAAAAAAGTGTGTCGGGTCGAGGAGGAAAGTGTGTGTCCGTTCCCTGGGCTTGCATCAGGCGTGCTGGAAATGAGAGTGAAAGAAGGCAGTAAAATACGCAATCTCATGGGTTTCGCCATGGCTCGTATGCAGGACGATCAAACCGGACTGAGACAGGTCGTGTTCACCGGATCCGGACGGGCCGTCACCAAAACCATCACGTGTGCCGAAATCATGAAGCGTAAGATCGTGGGCCTCCATCAGATGACCAAACTCCAGTATAAAGGCTTACGAGAGGTGTGGGAGAGTCAGGACGGAGCCGACTCGGAGATGAGCATCCACAGGACTCTCCCATCCATCAGCATCCTGCTCTCCAAAGACCCGCTGGACCCGCTGGAGCCGGGCTACCAGCCGCCGGCCCTCCGGGATCCCAAACATCCAGGCGAAGCGTCGCAGGCGGCGGAGAAACGAGCAATAGACTCAGAGCCGCCGGCCAAAAGAGTCTGTCTCTGA